The nucleotide sequence aaaatgaatgcaatgtttgtaaaatgtatcacatagaggtcaaatacctcgcgatgtaaccaaatgtaatgtattcgtcttgtaatgtattcgtccagatggattaggacggggcgttataATAGTATCCTTTGTTATTTTAAATATTGTTCTTGATATAAGTTAAAGAgcatattacataaaatttaagtTCGAATGGCTAACAGATTGTATTAgctctgaatggttcaacactaAATGTTGAACCATTCAACATTATATGTCATTCAGAGATCAGATAAACGCATTCAATGCTAAATGATTCAACATTCATCGCTGAATTGTTTAATTAAAAGATAGACTCCACGgggctgcaacattgcactcaatgttatccctgacctgaagTATCTACTCAGATCACCTTTCGCTTAGTGCGGGGTCAGCGGGGATGAGAGtgttttaccggccatgcccttGAATTGGTCCGGAAGATGATGCGTGGGTGGTTTAGTTCCCATGAGTGATTCCAAAATTATGTCTCAAAAAAAGAAAACGCACTATAAGTGTTTGACATAATTATCTAAAAGTTACATGATCTTTTAACTACGGAGTATATTAATTTCAAATGGTTGTGTTTGACCCTGAACATATATAATGTCAACAGTTAACATAGAATAAATAAACTAGAAGTACAGTCAAATGTTTTTGCGAGAAAACACAAGTTAATTATTGAACATAATTTTTAACCTGTCAAATAGTAAGAAAAAAGTCAAATACATTAGGTTAAATGTTGTTGCTAGAAAACAATTTAAATTGATGTGACTTGTGAACCTGCTAAAAACTAAACAAATAACAGTACTAATGAATGAATGAATAAATACAACCTTTAATTAAACACTAATCACTCACAACAACATTAACATGATAATGTTTCTACAGCGAAAAGCCTAGGATGCCAAATAAAATAAGAGTGAACTTATGAAAAACAAACCACTAATGTCAACAGATGCTATTTTGTACTAACCCAATCGGATTACAACATcaccattataattataattatcattattgttggaAATAAATTACACCCACAAACTTTTCTTTAGTAGGAATAGTTGGGAGTAGTTGAATTAAATGACAAAGAACTTTACAACCAACCTATTCTAAAAATGTCTCCATCCCATAGTGTAGTTGTTGGGAGTGGTTGAAGTTGTTGGGAATGATTGGATACATAAGTGTGTCTATAACTAAGAACAATAAGTAGTTTTTTCGATACACAATTGATACAGAAAAACATACATAAGTAAATTGAGAGTTTGTGAGTACATAATGTTCAAGTGGAACAATGCAAACCGTTGAAGGAACTTAGGCCGTGAAACCATGAAAGCTTTCCGTTTGTGATTGCTTTCTccgaccggtgatctaaacgtCGATCCTATTCGCTTCCGCTGCTAGTTTCGGGTATGTCTCGAATCTATCTAATATTcctacaattatcattatcattattactattaccatCATTTATCAGTTTTTAAGGAGTACTGATTTCACAATAAATTTAAAGCTAAGTTTTCACCGACAAACACTTGGGTTGACACATATCATGTTATCATAAACCCCTTTCCTTTTCATCCTTCAATAAAACACACAATCACTTATTACCAGACACACACACTTGTTAAATTATTGGCTACTATTTTTAATCTGTACTTTAAATAAATCTCATTCACTTCCCTCTTTATATTCACTTGCTCATTCTCATCTCCATATCACTCTGACAATAAAATTCACTTCACCTTTAGTTCCACAAATGGGTCAAAAAAAGTTCAGAGGCGTACGTCAACGCCACTGGGGTTCTTGGGTCTCTGAAATTCGACACCCTTTACTGTTAGTACCATTTTCTCCTTTTATTCACATTTTTTAAGGTTCTGTTATTACTCAAGTTTGTTTCTAAAAAAGTGCTACATTTAGTTATTTATCAACCAGTAAAATTTTAATTTGAGTTATAGAGTAAGTAATGCTTAACTATTGTGTGTATTGTACGGTATGGTTGGGGTTCTAATACCCTCACAAAAGAGGTCTAAAGTTCAAATCAAGTatgctttatttttttatttttttttcaagagCAACTCATACACCTAACACTTATTAATTAATCAATATGCTCACGACGAGCGTTATCCCCAACCTCCTTAGTCAAAAGCCTCCTCGAATACCGCTAAAGCCTTTGGTCAAATCAAGTACAGTATATCTTAATTTGATTAGAAAAAGGGTGGGGATTATCTGTTAGCTAGGTCGCGTACATCAGAATAAATATTGGAAGTCTGAATAGAAAAAACTTCGTCCGTTTACCCATTTACCCTTAAAAAGACACATCTTTATTGTAAAGTAACAAATAAATTGTTCTATGAATGTTTAGGAAGAGAAGGGTGTGGCTAGGAACATTTGAAACAGCAGAAGAAGCAGCCAAAGCGTACGATGAAGCCGCAGTTTTAATGAGTGGTCGTAATGCCAAGACGAATTTCCCAATTGTTAAAAAGGAGTcacaatcatcattatcatcaccatTACCATCCAATACGACTTCGGATCTTTCAACAATGCTAAGTGCAAAGCTTCGAAAATGCAGCAAGTTGCCTTCGCCATCATTAACATGTCTTCGGCTTGATACCGAGAGTTCTCATATTGGAGTGTGGCAAAAAGGGGCTGGCATTCATTCGGGTTCTAATTGGGTCATGACTGTCGAACTTGGGAAAAATAAATCGATTAAagaaaagattgaaaagaaggtggAAAGTGATAGTAAAAGCAATGAAGAAGAGGATCAAATTGCATTGCAAATGATTGAAGAACTCCTGAATACACATTAGCAGAGGGAGCTGTTTACGTGACAATGAACGTTATTAAGGGAGTGATTTGTATGCAaccaaaacattttaataatattatattatattataactatACTAAAGTCAATTGTTGAGTTACTATTTTCTTTGATTTCTTTTTTTACACTAACACTATTAATGTATATTTAATACTCCATATTTAATTGTAAGTggaagtaatattaagttttaccaAACAAATGGGTGGCGTTTCAAACTTCCACCTCTTCTTATTACTATTAGACCATGTTTAGTGCAGTGTCACCAGCTTCGGTGACAGTGAGGTGTCCGATGGTGACTCCGACTGATGCCGCTAGCGCGGCGTTGTCGGTGACGATTTGCAGGCGTTAGTCAAGTGAGCAACCGAGAAAGAGGGTTTCATTATCTATCAACcaatcatagtttaacacatatatatttatattattaattttgacATTTTAATAATCTAACTTTTAATCATATTTTAACACATCAAAACTAGTGGACCGTTTTTACATTCCCCGCCAGGGAAGTCACAACATGAACTTTGCTACGTCATAGTCAGCAGGTCAAAAAGTGCACTCTCTGACTCCGCGTTACAATCACCAAAGGTCACGGTTGAAAGTGGTCTTATGTTTAACAAAATTTTATCTTACACCCTTTTACTTTTCATTTTTCGAATATTTCTCTGAATATacctttttcattttcattattcttCCCTCGaccttttttttcttttcatttcttCGACAAAATTTATAATTCTCACTTATAATCTTTTGACTTCCCTTATTAAATTTTCTCACTATTATCTCTTTTTTCAAAATTTTAGATTTAACTTTCCTTTTTCAACTCCCCgcctttattatttttatttgataGGATTGAGTATTATGGTTGTTGTCATCTGTATTATTTATTTGTACTACATGTGTATTAATGATATGTGTGTACGTGCAAAtccacttttaaatttataaacaaTTAATCTACTAATGACTAAATCACATTTACGAGCAACAAAATCCGATCGATGTAGTAAAGCAATTGGTAAGTTAAGGTGCGTTCCAAGAGAAGCAAAATGAATTGTGCTATGGCAAAAGATAAGCGTTGTTATTATTTCAAGAGGACTAATTTGTTTACTCCAGTATTTTGTGTGTGTCCAGAAGGGAATTGTTAAAGATCGGGCAATATAAAAATGAAGCAAATAAGATAAAAAGATTTCAACAATAATTGAAAAGAATGCTCACATGGACTCATTCAACATGGCTTTTGAGTTGACggttaaaatcatttaaacaacttGTACCAATTTTAATCAGACAACAATTATAGTCTGATCGCCATATCATCAaaaataaattaagtttaaatcaAATAGAACGAAGATTACGTAGTTGTTTAGAttgatgtgatatatatatatatatatatatatatatatatatatatatatatatatatatatatatatatatatatatatatatatatatatattatatatattaacataaaaaGAATGACACATTTATAAAATCGATGGATCTTTGTTGCATCCAAATTAAGGTTTGTTGGTTAACATTACCACTAATCTATAGATTCGAGAAGAATTCCAGACATTATTCGATCCTATGGTATTTTATTTATGATGAAAAACTTCTACAAAATAATCTATCAACAACAATTATTTGAGAAATAACAACTAATATATTTCTTATGTTTTTAGTATATTTCGTGCAATCTGTTAAATTAACCAACTCCTaatagattattattaaatcaatcatTTTTTAGTGAAAAAAATCTTGGTTTTTTCATTTTGCCCCGGTGAATGTTTTTTTGCCTAAAAATCTTCATATTTTGCACCCCACAGCCTCCAGATTTTGCCCgtaaaccttcgtattttgcccaaaatcCTCCGTATGTTTGCCCCGAAGCCTTCATATTTTGCCTAAAAATTTCCATATTTTGGCCAAGCTATGTTTTATAAGAAATATTTCGCCCCTAATGATAAAATTTTTGTTTTCGCCActgtatatctatatctatctatctatatataaatgatttaaaacggtttatatcaatttcacaacaaTGATTATTTGATAAAGGAAATTAATTTTGCACGGATGTTTTACTAACCCGTGTAACGCACATGTTCTAAAAcctagtatgtgtgtgtgtgtgagtgcgtgtgtgtgtgtgtgtgtgtatatatatatatatatatatatatatatatatatatatatatatatatatatatatatatatatatatatattatgtagggTCATAATCAAGAGTGAAGCACTTTTTTTGGGGGaaagggaagcaatttttttttctttttcgttttttgaaaaaactttgttcacgaacattatagattagatgaaaatatgaatatttaaaaaagacactttgtgatgaatgtcatt is from Rutidosis leptorrhynchoides isolate AG116_Rl617_1_P2 chromosome 10, CSIRO_AGI_Rlap_v1, whole genome shotgun sequence and encodes:
- the LOC139872938 gene encoding ethylene-responsive transcription factor WIN1-like, which encodes MGQKKFRGVRQRHWGSWVSEIRHPLLKRRVWLGTFETAEEAAKAYDEAAVLMSGRNAKTNFPIVKKESQSSLSSPLPSNTTSDLSTMLSAKLRKCSKLPSPSLTCLRLDTESSHIGVWQKGAGIHSGSNWVMTVELGKNKSIKEKIEKKVESDSKSNEEEDQIALQMIEELLNTH